From the genome of Halomonas sp. 1513, one region includes:
- a CDS encoding sulfate adenylyltransferase small subunit: MLSPERQTHLKQLEAESIHIIREVAAEFRHPVMMYSIGKDSSVMLHLARKAFYPGTPPFPLMHIDTTWKFKEMIAFRNRMAAEAGMELIVHTNEEGRAANINPFDHGSAKYTDVMKTQALKQALSHHGFDAAFGGARRDEEASRAKERVYSFRDKYHRWDPKNQRPELWSIYNAKVNKGESIRVFPLSNWTELDIWQYIYLEQIPIVPLYYAAPRPIVTRDGMQIMVDDERLPLEEGEVPEEKWVRFRTLGCYPLTGAVESKAATLPEIIQEMLLTKTSERSGRAIDHDQAGSMEKKKREGYF; this comes from the coding sequence ATGCTGTCCCCCGAACGTCAAACCCACCTCAAGCAGCTCGAGGCGGAATCGATCCACATCATCCGCGAGGTTGCCGCCGAGTTCCGCCACCCGGTGATGATGTACTCCATCGGCAAGGACTCCTCGGTGATGCTGCACCTGGCGCGCAAGGCCTTCTACCCGGGCACGCCGCCGTTCCCCTTGATGCACATCGACACCACCTGGAAATTCAAGGAGATGATCGCCTTCCGTAACCGCATGGCGGCGGAGGCGGGCATGGAACTGATCGTGCACACCAACGAGGAGGGGCGGGCGGCCAACATCAACCCCTTCGACCACGGCAGCGCCAAGTACACCGACGTGATGAAGACCCAGGCGCTCAAGCAGGCGCTGAGTCACCACGGCTTCGATGCCGCCTTCGGCGGCGCGCGCCGCGACGAGGAGGCCAGCCGCGCCAAGGAGCGGGTCTACTCGTTCCGCGACAAGTACCACCGCTGGGACCCCAAGAACCAGCGTCCCGAGCTGTGGAGCATCTACAACGCCAAGGTCAACAAGGGCGAATCGATCCGCGTCTTCCCGCTCTCCAACTGGACCGAGCTGGACATCTGGCAGTACATCTACCTCGAGCAGATCCCCATCGTGCCGCTCTACTACGCCGCGCCGCGGCCGATCGTTACGCGCGACGGCATGCAGATCATGGTCGACGACGAGCGCCTGCCGCTGGAGGAAGGCGAGGTCCCCGAGGAGAAGTGGGTGCGCTTTCGCACCCTGGGCTGCTACCCGCTCACCGGCGCGGTGGAGTCCAAGGCCGCGACCCTGCCCGAGATCATCCAGGAGATGCTGCTGACCAAGACCAGCGAGCGCAGCGGCCGCGCCATCGACCACGACCAGGCCGGCTCCATGGAAAAGAAGAAGCGCGAGGGATATTTCTAG
- a CDS encoding peroxidase, producing the protein MFGQRGSGLLGRAFRRINRRRQWYRFPFLIAVLNLVALRRNLRWHNLYSTERERPQDPERENIDVRQFRTADGSYNDLAEPAMGKAYTRFGRNVPPAETFGETGERLMTPSPRVISRRLMTRNAFVPATSLNVLVPAWLQFMVHDWFSHGSNDTEAERYEVPLDEDDDWPWERMTVLRSRRDTTRSAADEGHPDTFLNTETQWWDASQIYGSNLRRQRLVRTDPDSGELLSDGKLYLRPDGHLPLDEHGIELAGANGNWWIGLSLMHTLFAMEHNAIVDRLRIEHPDRDGEWLFQKARLVNAALIAKIHTVEWTPALLDTPELRLGMRSNWWGVLDEHFYRSRGRVSDSELFSGIVGSPVDHHAAPYAITEEFSAVYRMHPLIPDDFSFRRLDDDTLIKECGLTEVAGSLTQALYKEMSLSDALYSLGTSHPGALVLHNFPSHLQQHEKQAPHHRMIDLATVDVLRDRERGVPRYCRFRRLIDMPAPASFAELTDNPEWQRELEAVYGDIEEVDLLIGCLAETPPPGFAFSDTAFRIFILMASRRLKSDRFFTDDYTPEVYTRAGMEWIDNNHMASVIARHFPELAPRLEGVRNAFFPWNRG; encoded by the coding sequence ATGTTCGGTCAGCGTGGAAGCGGTCTGCTCGGTCGTGCCTTTCGGCGGATCAATCGGCGCCGTCAGTGGTATCGATTTCCCTTCCTCATCGCCGTTCTCAATCTCGTCGCTCTGCGCCGCAACCTGCGCTGGCATAACCTCTACTCCACCGAACGGGAGCGTCCGCAGGATCCCGAGCGGGAAAACATCGACGTCCGCCAGTTCCGCACCGCCGACGGCAGCTACAACGACCTGGCGGAACCCGCCATGGGCAAGGCGTATACCCGCTTCGGGCGCAACGTGCCGCCCGCCGAGACCTTCGGCGAGACCGGCGAGAGGCTGATGACACCGAGTCCCCGGGTGATCAGTCGACGCCTGATGACCCGCAATGCCTTCGTGCCCGCGACCAGCCTCAACGTGCTGGTGCCGGCCTGGCTGCAGTTCATGGTCCACGACTGGTTCAGCCACGGTAGCAACGACACCGAGGCCGAGCGCTACGAGGTGCCCCTGGACGAGGACGATGACTGGCCCTGGGAGCGCATGACGGTGCTGCGCAGCCGGCGCGACACCACCCGCTCCGCCGCCGACGAGGGGCATCCCGACACCTTCCTCAACACCGAGACCCAGTGGTGGGACGCCTCGCAGATCTACGGCAGCAATCTACGCCGACAGCGCCTGGTGCGCACCGACCCCGACAGCGGCGAACTGCTCTCCGACGGCAAGCTCTACCTGCGGCCCGATGGCCATCTGCCGCTGGATGAACACGGCATCGAACTGGCGGGCGCCAACGGCAACTGGTGGATAGGACTGTCGCTGATGCACACCCTGTTCGCCATGGAGCACAACGCCATCGTCGACCGGCTGCGCATCGAGCACCCCGACCGCGACGGCGAGTGGCTGTTCCAGAAGGCGCGGCTGGTGAATGCGGCGCTGATCGCCAAGATCCATACCGTCGAGTGGACGCCGGCGCTGCTCGACACCCCGGAGCTGCGCCTGGGCATGCGATCCAACTGGTGGGGCGTGCTCGACGAGCACTTCTACCGCAGCCGGGGACGTGTCAGCGACAGTGAACTGTTCAGCGGTATCGTCGGCTCGCCAGTGGATCACCATGCCGCACCCTATGCTATCACCGAGGAGTTCAGTGCCGTTTATCGCATGCACCCGCTGATTCCCGACGATTTCAGCTTCCGGCGTCTGGACGACGACACCCTGATCAAGGAGTGCGGCCTCACCGAGGTGGCCGGCTCTCTGACCCAGGCGCTGTATAAAGAGATGTCGCTCAGCGATGCGCTCTACTCGCTGGGCACCAGCCATCCCGGCGCCCTGGTGCTGCACAATTTCCCGAGTCACCTGCAGCAGCACGAGAAGCAGGCGCCCCATCATCGAATGATCGACCTGGCCACGGTGGATGTGCTTCGCGACCGCGAGCGCGGGGTGCCGCGCTACTGCCGCTTCCGCCGCTTGATCGACATGCCGGCCCCGGCGAGCTTTGCCGAGCTGACCGACAACCCCGAGTGGCAGCGCGAGCTGGAGGCGGTCTACGGCGACATCGAGGAGGTCGACCTGCTGATCGGCTGCCTGGCCGAGACCCCGCCGCCCGGCTTCGCCTTCAGCGATACCGCCTTCCGGATCTTCATCCTGATGGCCTCGCGACGCCTCAAGAGCGACCGCTTCTTCACCGACGACTACACCCCCGAGGTCTACACCCGGGCGGGGATGGAGTGGATCGACAATAACCATATGGCGTCGGTCATCGCACGCCACTTCCCCGAACTGGCGCCGCGGCTGGAGGGCGTACGCAATGCCTTCTTCCCGTGGAACCGTGGTTAA
- a CDS encoding FMN reductase, translated as MSEDVIFSPLAWRNLQVKNRLFRSNISGRFDNEDGSLTQTRINWECQFARGGVGAIVSSFVPVQMEGRIIAGYATIHRDDFIPLWQRLGEAVHRFDCKYILQLSHSGRQMDLPGVHNQHRRSLSSTDHQESLHGFLCRAMSEHEIERTVQAFADGAWRAREAGLDGVELHAANGYLFTQFLSSAINDRRDRYGGSLANRARFLLEVIRAIRERVGPDFHLQVKISAVDHNDILPWERKGNTLAESLQVCRWVETAGADALHVSVGSLFPHPLNPPGDFAFDTIASTYDAMLSAGTNTFRNYLLFRYSSLRWIFRWLWSRHQRGHAVEGVSLDEARAVRQAVDIPVISTGGYQRASLVREAIASGACDAVSSARALIANPDLPKQWQVGQDEPARPCTFCNKCLLNAPKNPLGCYELSRFDGDHERMIATLMSIYDTRPELRLPSVPPAQNP; from the coding sequence ATGAGCGAGGATGTCATCTTCTCGCCGCTGGCGTGGCGCAACCTGCAGGTCAAGAACCGCCTGTTCCGCTCGAACATTTCCGGGCGATTCGACAACGAGGACGGCAGCCTGACCCAGACCCGCATCAACTGGGAGTGCCAGTTTGCCCGGGGCGGCGTCGGCGCGATCGTCTCCTCCTTCGTGCCGGTGCAGATGGAGGGGCGCATCATCGCCGGCTATGCCACCATCCATCGCGACGACTTCATCCCACTATGGCAGCGCCTCGGCGAGGCGGTGCACCGCTTCGACTGCAAGTACATCCTGCAGCTCAGCCACTCCGGCCGACAGATGGATCTCCCCGGGGTCCACAATCAGCATCGCCGGTCGCTCAGCTCCACCGACCACCAGGAGTCTCTGCACGGCTTCCTGTGCCGGGCGATGAGCGAGCATGAGATCGAGCGCACCGTCCAGGCCTTCGCCGACGGGGCCTGGCGGGCCCGGGAGGCCGGGCTCGACGGGGTGGAGCTGCATGCCGCCAACGGCTACCTGTTCACCCAGTTCCTGAGTTCCGCCATCAATGACCGACGCGACCGCTACGGCGGCTCGCTGGCCAACCGCGCACGCTTCCTGCTGGAGGTGATCCGCGCCATTCGCGAGCGGGTGGGGCCGGACTTCCACCTGCAGGTCAAGATCAGCGCCGTGGACCACAACGACATCCTGCCCTGGGAGCGTAAGGGCAATACCCTGGCGGAGAGCCTGCAGGTGTGTCGCTGGGTCGAGACGGCGGGGGCCGACGCCCTTCACGTGTCGGTGGGCAGCCTGTTCCCCCACCCCCTGAACCCGCCGGGGGACTTCGCCTTCGACACCATCGCCAGCACCTACGACGCCATGCTCTCCGCTGGCACCAACACCTTCCGCAACTACCTGCTGTTTCGCTATTCATCGTTGCGCTGGATCTTTCGCTGGCTGTGGTCGCGTCACCAGCGCGGCCATGCCGTAGAAGGGGTGAGTCTCGATGAGGCCCGCGCGGTACGCCAGGCGGTGGACATTCCGGTGATCAGCACCGGCGGCTATCAGCGCGCCTCACTGGTGCGCGAGGCCATCGCCAGCGGGGCCTGTGACGCGGTCTCCAGCGCCCGCGCGCTGATCGCCAACCCCGATCTGCCCAAGCAGTGGCAGGTCGGGCAGGACGAACCGGCACGCCCTTGCACCTTCTGCAACAAGTGTTTGCTCAACGCGCCCAAGAACCCGCTGGGCTGCTACGAACTGTCGCGCTTCGACGGCGACCATGAGCGCATGATCGCGACCCTGATGAGCATCTACGACACCCGCCCCGAGCTGCGCCTGCCCTCGGTGCCGCCAGCGCAGAATCCGTGA
- a CDS encoding transcription elongation factor GreB translates to MKGRNMTRWRDPAKDPRQEPKSNLITAEGFARLKGIHEHLSRVKRPQLSTKVGEAAALGDRSENADYTYNKKELNRVIARIRYLGKRLDELQVVDRLPADTGRVYFGAFVTLEDDDGEELGIRIVGHDETDTGKHWISVDAPLAKALLGKALDDEVTVAAPGGETTYIITDIGYRDPSAKS, encoded by the coding sequence ATGAAAGGCCGCAACATGACCCGCTGGCGCGATCCCGCCAAGGATCCGCGCCAGGAACCCAAGAGCAACCTGATCACCGCCGAAGGCTTCGCCCGGCTGAAGGGCATCCATGAGCACCTGTCGCGGGTCAAGCGGCCGCAGCTCTCGACCAAGGTCGGCGAGGCGGCGGCACTCGGCGACCGCAGCGAGAACGCCGACTACACCTACAACAAGAAGGAGCTCAACCGCGTCATTGCGCGCATCCGCTACCTCGGCAAGCGCCTCGACGAACTGCAGGTGGTGGACCGGCTACCCGCCGATACCGGCCGGGTCTACTTCGGCGCCTTCGTTACCCTCGAGGACGACGACGGCGAGGAGCTCGGCATCCGCATCGTCGGCCACGACGAAACCGACACCGGCAAGCACTGGATCAGCGTCGATGCACCGCTGGCCAAGGCACTGCTCGGCAAGGCGCTGGACGACGAGGTCACGGTAGCCGCGCCGGGCGGCGAGACGACCTATATCATCACCGACATCGGCTACCGCGACCCCAGCGCCAAGTCCTGA
- a CDS encoding 16S rRNA methyltransferase, which translates to MTAETPVCQLLARQDHDYRDWLWVAPPRDAWLESGSGRLLSADHGVLAAWRTQGRPACGPFDAWGEPPGAVLFWPKSHALGEWWLLALCQQLPAGTPLQVVGENSGGVKRALKVLAALGLGCRKRDSARRCTLFETRLGAVSLDPELAWQRFAAAGLTLVSHPGVFGHGKLDDGTRLLLEVLEQQPDWAARRVLDVGCGDGILAAWLASRGAEVRAVDINAFAVEAARRSLAANQLIGEVIGSDVYDALPDTSRFDAIVSNPPFHQERDIDYGPAARLIGEAPVRLTAGGSLTLVANAFLPYPALLERAFGSFEILADDRRFRVYRATQR; encoded by the coding sequence ATGACCGCCGAGACCCCCGTCTGCCAGCTGCTGGCACGCCAGGATCACGACTACCGCGACTGGCTGTGGGTGGCGCCGCCGCGTGACGCCTGGCTGGAGAGCGGCAGCGGCCGGCTGCTCTCCGCCGACCACGGCGTGCTGGCCGCCTGGCGAACACAGGGGCGACCGGCCTGTGGCCCCTTCGACGCCTGGGGTGAGCCGCCGGGCGCGGTGCTGTTCTGGCCCAAGAGCCACGCGCTGGGCGAGTGGTGGCTGCTGGCGCTGTGCCAGCAGCTGCCGGCGGGCACGCCGCTGCAGGTGGTGGGCGAGAACAGTGGCGGCGTGAAGCGTGCCCTCAAGGTGCTGGCGGCGCTGGGCCTGGGCTGCCGCAAGCGCGACAGTGCGCGGCGCTGCACCCTGTTCGAAACCCGCCTGGGGGCTGTCTCGCTGGACCCCGAGCTCGCCTGGCAGCGTTTCGCGGCGGCGGGGCTCACCCTGGTCAGCCACCCCGGGGTGTTTGGCCACGGCAAGCTCGACGACGGCACCCGGCTGCTGCTCGAGGTTCTCGAGCAGCAGCCCGACTGGGCCGCCCGGCGAGTCCTCGACGTGGGCTGCGGCGACGGCATTCTCGCCGCCTGGCTGGCCAGCCGCGGCGCCGAGGTGCGCGCGGTGGATATCAATGCCTTCGCGGTGGAGGCCGCGCGTCGCTCCCTGGCCGCCAACCAACTGATCGGTGAGGTCATCGGCAGCGACGTCTACGATGCCCTGCCCGACACTTCGCGCTTCGATGCGATCGTCAGCAACCCGCCGTTTCATCAGGAGCGCGACATCGACTATGGCCCGGCGGCGCGGCTGATCGGCGAGGCCCCGGTGCGCCTCACGGCGGGCGGCAGCCTGACCCTGGTGGCCAACGCTTTCCTGCCCTATCCGGCGCTTCTCGAACGGGCCTTCGGCAGCTTCGAGATCCTCGCCGATGATCGACGCTTTCGGGTCTATCGGGCTACCCAACGCTAG
- a CDS encoding amidase, with protein MQQDDYQRYDATGLSELIRRREVSREEVISAASTLIEAANPSLGAVVRTRFDKAREELARVPVEAPFAGVPLFTKDLLMAIQGEPMACGSAALREWRAAEDSTLVSRLRQAGFAILGQTATPELGLMGITEPKAFPHPRNPWDPERSPGGSSGGAAAAVAAGLVPLAMAGDGGGSIRIPASYCGLFGFKPSRGRVPLGPMYAEVWEGAVVEHAVTRSVRDSAALLDHINGMDSGAPMPLVHESGFLDATRRPPARLRIAVSLGEPLGRSLGSVLDPQVRQAIEATAERLEGLGHHVEWCDPPVDGEALADSYLTLYLGHLAADLAWIAEQTGVAVGKLDIEPSTRAVGRLGRQLKARDYVLGKRHWNRVARDMGDFHQRYDLLLMPVAAGTAPRLGELYPTPDRERVMSLLALPGVPQLALKLGLLKRLASDALRHTPYTQLANLTGQPAMSLPLHVTPGGLPVGVQVLGAMGDDRRLLQLAAQLEGEVRWAERLPRPWPPGADDPAPAEG; from the coding sequence ATGCAACAGGACGACTACCAGCGCTACGACGCCACCGGCTTGAGTGAGCTGATTCGCCGCAGAGAGGTTAGCCGCGAGGAGGTGATCTCGGCCGCCAGCACGCTGATCGAGGCCGCCAACCCGAGCCTTGGTGCAGTGGTGCGCACGCGCTTCGACAAGGCCCGCGAAGAGCTTGCGCGGGTTCCCGTCGAGGCGCCGTTTGCCGGCGTGCCGCTGTTCACCAAGGATCTGCTGATGGCGATCCAGGGCGAACCCATGGCCTGCGGCTCCGCGGCACTGCGCGAGTGGCGCGCCGCCGAGGATTCGACCCTGGTCAGCCGGCTGCGTCAGGCGGGGTTTGCCATCCTCGGTCAGACCGCGACCCCGGAGCTGGGCCTGATGGGCATTACCGAGCCCAAGGCCTTCCCCCATCCGCGCAATCCCTGGGATCCCGAGCGCTCGCCGGGCGGCTCCAGCGGCGGGGCTGCCGCCGCGGTGGCCGCCGGGCTGGTGCCGCTGGCCATGGCCGGCGACGGCGGCGGTTCGATCCGCATTCCGGCCAGCTACTGCGGCCTGTTCGGCTTCAAACCGTCGCGCGGGCGCGTGCCGCTGGGGCCGATGTACGCCGAGGTGTGGGAGGGCGCGGTGGTTGAGCACGCCGTGACCCGCAGCGTGCGCGACAGCGCTGCGCTGCTCGATCATATCAACGGCATGGACAGCGGGGCGCCCATGCCGCTGGTGCATGAGTCGGGGTTTCTCGACGCGACCCGTCGGCCACCCGCACGCTTGCGTATTGCGGTCTCGCTGGGTGAGCCGCTGGGTCGCTCGTTGGGCAGCGTGCTCGATCCTCAGGTCAGGCAGGCCATCGAGGCCACTGCCGAACGACTCGAGGGGCTCGGCCACCACGTCGAGTGGTGCGACCCGCCGGTGGATGGCGAGGCGCTGGCCGACAGCTACCTGACCCTTTATCTCGGCCATCTGGCGGCGGACCTGGCCTGGATCGCTGAGCAGACCGGCGTGGCGGTGGGCAAGCTCGATATCGAGCCCTCGACCCGCGCCGTTGGCCGCCTGGGGCGCCAGCTCAAGGCTCGCGACTATGTGCTCGGCAAGCGCCACTGGAACCGCGTTGCACGGGACATGGGCGACTTCCACCAGCGCTATGACCTGCTGCTGATGCCGGTGGCCGCGGGTACGGCGCCGCGTCTCGGCGAGCTCTATCCCACGCCAGATCGCGAGCGGGTGATGTCGCTGCTGGCCCTGCCGGGCGTGCCCCAGTTGGCGCTCAAGCTCGGTCTGCTCAAGCGCCTGGCCAGCGATGCCCTGCGCCATACGCCCTATACCCAGCTCGCCAATCTCACCGGCCAGCCGGCGATGTCGCTGCCGCTACACGTCACCCCCGGTGGCCTGCCAGTCGGCGTGCAGGTGCTGGGCGCGATGGGCGACGACCGTCGCCTGCTGCAGCTGGCGGCGCAGCTCGAGGGTGAGGTTCGCTGGGCCGAGCGGCTGCCGCGGCCGTGGCCGCCTGGCGCGGATGACCCAGCCCCGGCGGAGGGCTAG
- the nudF gene encoding ADP-ribose diphosphatase (ADP-sugar pyrophosphatase; catalyzes the formation of D-ribose 5-phosphate from ADP-ribose; can also act on ADP-mannose and ADP-glucose) — translation MPDSPAAPHGHAAPSVDTPRFHADDVERQHDECLFQGFFRLERRTLRHRLFQGGWSAPVVREVHVRRDAVGVLLYDASCDAVVLVEQIRAGALDDPLSPWKLEPVAGLIETGEDPAEVARREAIEEAGCEIDELIELHTYYPSPGACSERVTLYCGLVDSRGVGGVHGLDEEHEDIQVHVLPFLKAWELLEAGRLDNAMCLIAFHWLARERASLRARR, via the coding sequence ATGCCTGATTCGCCCGCAGCGCCACACGGCCACGCCGCACCCAGCGTCGATACGCCGCGTTTCCACGCCGACGACGTCGAGCGCCAGCACGACGAGTGCCTGTTCCAGGGCTTCTTTCGCCTGGAGCGGCGCACCCTGCGCCACCGCCTGTTCCAGGGCGGTTGGAGCGCGCCGGTGGTGCGCGAAGTGCATGTGCGCCGCGACGCGGTGGGAGTGTTGCTCTACGACGCTAGCTGCGATGCGGTGGTACTGGTCGAGCAGATCCGCGCCGGCGCCCTGGATGACCCGCTGAGCCCCTGGAAACTCGAGCCGGTGGCCGGCCTGATCGAGACCGGCGAGGACCCCGCCGAGGTGGCGCGGCGCGAGGCCATCGAGGAGGCCGGCTGCGAGATCGACGAGCTGATCGAGCTGCACACCTACTACCCCAGCCCCGGTGCCTGCAGCGAGCGGGTCACGCTATACTGCGGACTGGTCGACAGTCGCGGGGTGGGCGGCGTCCATGGCCTGGATGAAGAGCACGAGGATATTCAGGTCCACGTGCTGCCGTTTCTCAAGGCTTGGGAACTCCTCGAGGCCGGCCGACTCGACAATGCCATGTGCCTGATTGCCTTCCACTGGTTGGCGCGCGAGCGGGCCTCACTGCGTGCAAGGAGGTAA
- a CDS encoding SAM-dependent methyltransferase: MASRLTGPAPAPLSAHGDRHFDGLAEKFAASLYGHPRGELRLTLLDHLLPELLDLERQPVLDVGAGLGQMGAWFARRGHAVTLSEPATEMLDAARRLLGEETLAPAPRFMALPLQALPEQAPGPWPLIVCHAVLEWLGDPRRALHTLSGLLAPGGQLSLMVFNRDALRLSNIVKGNLDKALADRLAGTGQRQRLTPISPIAHAEVVEWAGECGLDVEGTAGIRVFHDYLRQRDPDPETLAKLTALELRHCRDDAYWRLGRYLLYTLRKPEEPTA, encoded by the coding sequence ATGGCCTCTCGACTCACCGGCCCCGCGCCTGCGCCGCTCTCCGCCCACGGCGACCGCCACTTCGACGGCCTGGCCGAGAAGTTCGCCGCCAGCCTCTATGGCCATCCGCGGGGCGAGCTGCGCCTGACGCTGCTCGATCATCTGCTGCCCGAGCTGCTGGATCTGGAGCGGCAGCCGGTGCTCGACGTCGGCGCCGGGCTCGGCCAGATGGGCGCCTGGTTCGCGCGCCGCGGCCACGCCGTGACGCTCAGCGAGCCAGCCACCGAGATGCTCGACGCGGCGCGCCGGCTGCTGGGTGAAGAGACGCTTGCCCCGGCCCCACGGTTTATGGCGCTGCCGCTGCAGGCACTGCCCGAGCAGGCCCCTGGGCCCTGGCCGCTGATCGTCTGCCACGCGGTACTCGAGTGGCTGGGCGACCCGCGCCGGGCGCTGCATACCCTGAGCGGTCTGCTGGCGCCGGGCGGTCAACTCAGCCTGATGGTGTTCAATCGCGATGCGCTGCGGCTGTCGAACATCGTCAAGGGCAATCTCGACAAGGCGCTGGCCGACCGGCTGGCCGGTACCGGTCAGCGCCAGCGGCTGACGCCGATCTCGCCCATCGCCCACGCTGAGGTGGTCGAGTGGGCGGGGGAGTGCGGCCTCGACGTCGAAGGCACCGCCGGAATTCGCGTCTTCCACGATTATCTGCGCCAGCGCGACCCCGATCCCGAGACGCTGGCCAAGCTCACCGCCCTGGAGCTGCGCCACTGCCGTGATGACGCCTACTGGCGGCTGGGGCGCTATCTGCTCTACACCCTGCGTAAGCCCGAGGAGCCCACTGCATGA
- a CDS encoding metallophosphoesterase → MRLVQITDCHLNADPLARSRAGFPLRQLQAVVEHARRRRPDVVLVSGDVSQDGTPASYRQALDVFAALDCPWYWLPGNHDHLAHMADARTLHDRVDLGDWRLLLLNTQVAGEPHGEVGEARCQWLGEQLAADPRPTLIAMHHQPLPVGAEWMDAIGLQDRERFWASLEGHAQVKAVLCGHIHQAFAGRRELPENAGEVAIYGAPATADQFLPGAETFSIDQASRPGYRVVDLAPHDLTTWVERVTL, encoded by the coding sequence ATGCGGCTGGTCCAGATCACCGATTGTCATCTCAACGCCGACCCGCTGGCGCGTTCCCGCGCCGGTTTCCCGCTGCGCCAACTGCAGGCGGTGGTAGAGCACGCGCGGCGCCGGCGGCCCGATGTCGTGCTGGTCAGCGGCGATGTCAGCCAGGACGGCACGCCGGCGTCCTATCGCCAGGCGCTGGACGTTTTCGCCGCACTCGACTGCCCGTGGTACTGGCTGCCCGGCAACCATGACCACCTGGCGCACATGGCCGATGCCCGGACGCTCCACGATCGGGTCGATCTCGGCGACTGGCGGCTGCTGCTGCTGAATACCCAGGTGGCGGGAGAGCCCCACGGCGAGGTGGGCGAGGCTCGCTGCCAGTGGTTAGGCGAGCAGTTGGCCGCGGATCCCCGGCCGACCCTGATCGCCATGCATCATCAGCCGCTACCGGTCGGCGCCGAGTGGATGGACGCCATCGGCCTGCAGGACCGCGAGCGCTTCTGGGCCTCACTGGAAGGGCATGCACAGGTCAAGGCGGTACTCTGCGGGCATATCCATCAGGCCTTTGCCGGGCGTCGTGAGCTGCCGGAGAATGCCGGCGAGGTAGCGATCTACGGTGCGCCGGCGACGGCCGACCAGTTCCTGCCCGGTGCCGAGACGTTCAGCATCGATCAGGCCTCGCGTCCCGGCTATCGCGTCGTGGATCTCGCCCCTCATGACCTGACGACCTGGGTAGAACGGGTAACGCTCTGA